The genomic region AACTTATCACTATTTTTTATGTTATATGCCTCATCAGTTGTATCCCACTGAAATATTTCCATAAGTTCTGCAGCTTCGATAGCTATACTCATACTAAGATCCTTAGGGTTTCTAAATTTATCCCATCCTCGTTCCAATTCAAAATTCTTTATTATTTTCTTAAGCTCTTTTAGATTGATATTTGAATCATTTAACTCCATAACTTAATTCTCCTAATTTTATTAAACCTCATTATTTAGAAAATACTTTCCCTCATCTTTAAAATACATAACATCATCACTAATTTCAACACTCAAATTATTTGAAGTTAAATCAGTTATATCGGATAAAAACTTGTTTACATCAATTTTCTCACATCTAACTTTAAAAATAACCCTATCTTCATATAAAGTATCTTTTATATGGATTTTATTTTCATTAAAAAAGTATTGTAATTTACCAACCAAATCATACTTAACAATTATTAAAATTTCATTTCCCAAAACTTTGTCAACTATCCTTGCATTATTAATTGCCCCATTGGCTCCATTCACATAAGCTCTAGTTAATCCTCCAACACCTAGAAGAATTCCCCCAAAATATCTTGTTACCACAATAATAACATCCGTTAATTTTCTCTTTTTTATTAGTTCTATTATTGGTATACCAGCAGTACCTTGGGGTTCACCGTCATCTGTATATCTTTGAATTAACATATCACCACCAACTATGTACCCGTAAACATTATGCTTAGAATCATAATGCTTACTATTTATGTATTCTATAAAATTTTTAGCCTCATCTTCTGATTCAATATGTTTAATATATCCAATAAAGACAGACCTCTTCTCTTCGAATTCGTAATATGCATCGCCTATAATAGTTTTATAACTCAATTTCTAATTCTCCAAATCTTCAATAATATATTTTTTAAATCTATCTAATTCACTCTTCGGTATATCAAAATTAACAAATGTACCTTTATCCAAATGCTTTTCTTTTATAATTTTATAACTTTCATAAACACTATTTAATATCGAATAATCATCATATGGAATTAGCAAAGATACATTTTGGTAATTTAAACTTAGAGTTTCCTCAACTAAATTTAGTAACTTATCTATATTAATTTTTTCGATGACAGAAATAAATACTATTTTATCAGAAGGATATAATTTATATATTTTTGATTTCAATTCCTCAAGCTCACTATTTTTTAATTTATCTATTTTATTAAATATTAGTATCCTGTTTAAATTCTTAATCCCTATTTCTTTCAAAACATTATCAGTCGTATTTATTTCAACTTCAAAATTATTTGAAGAAATATCTACAACATGTAAGAGTAAACTGCTATAAATAACCTCTTCCAATGTTGACTTAAATGCATCAACCAAATCATGTGGCAACTTTTTTATAAAACCAACTGTATCTGTCAAAGAAATTAAAGTTTTTCTCGGTAACAAAATTTTTCTAACGGTTGTATCTAAAGTCGCAAATAACATATCTGCTTCAATTACAAGTTTTTTATCCAAATCCACTTCACCGACATTAGATGTTGAATAAATATAATTTCTTAATGTAGACTTCCCAGCATTTGTATAACCTACAATCGAAACCTGTGGTATATTATTTTTTATTCTTGCATCTCTTTGTACACTTCTCTCTAACTTTATTTTCTCAATTTCTTTCTTCAAATAATCAATCTTACTTCTTACATATCTCCTATCAGTTTCAAGTTTAGTTTCTCCTGATCCTCCTCTTAAACCAATTCCCCCAGATGTTCTGTTTAAGTCACTACTCAATCCTCTCAATTTTGAATATTTATATTTCAACATAGCCAATTCAACTTGATATTTAGAAACTTTAGATTTTGCCCTCCTATTAAATATTTCTAAAATCAATGTTGTCC from Candidatus Arthromitus sp. SFB-mouse-Japan harbors:
- the hflX gene encoding GTPase HflX, with amino-acid sequence MIYGDTNGIKRSYLNELEDIYDIRLDKNLIISEEILYKICEISFKINKEICIVLLRNGNVHSISIGTNADAKIHIDLKDKKKLSGCRVIHTHLNSSPKLSDVDIASLKNLRLDAISAVNVTDENLFNGFSIGMLNNGDNEYEEYVFYNLKDYLDFNIFSKIQDIEKNFKVEIYENEISDNCVLIGCDTLESLEELRELAYACNINVKDMFFQNRDKADSVYYIGKGKIKEILNSIYHRNITLLIFDDDLSGSQIRVLEEMSGIRVIDRTTLILEIFNRRAKSKVSKYQVELAMLKYKYSKLRGLSSDLNRTSGGIGLRGGSGETKLETDRRYVRSKIDYLKKEIEKIKLERSVQRDARIKNNIPQVSIVGYTNAGKSTLRNYIYSTSNVGEVDLDKKLVIEADMLFATLDTTVRKILLPRKTLISLTDTVGFIKKLPHDLVDAFKSTLEEVIYSSLLLHVVDISSNNFEVEINTTDNVLKEIGIKNLNRILIFNKIDKLKNSELEELKSKIYKLYPSDKIVFISVIEKINIDKLLNLVEETLSLNYQNVSLLIPYDDYSILNSVYESYKIIKEKHLDKGTFVNFDIPKSELDRFKKYIIEDLEN
- a CDS encoding nucleotide pyrophosphohydrolase, yielding MELNDSNINLKELKKIIKNFELERGWDKFRNPKDLSMSIAIEAAELMEIFQWDTTDEAYNIKNSDKFNHFCEELADVMIYSISLANSLDIDLYGNIMEKLYKNSIKYPKKSKENK
- a CDS encoding YigZ family protein — translated: MSYKTIIGDAYYEFEEKRSVFIGYIKHIESEDEAKNFIEYINSKHYDSKHNVYGYIVGGDMLIQRYTDDGEPQGTAGIPIIELIKKRKLTDVIIVVTRYFGGILLGVGGLTRAYVNGANGAINNARIVDKVLGNEILIIVKYDLVGKLQYFFNENKIHIKDTLYEDRVIFKVRCEKIDVNKFLSDITDLTSNNLSVEISDDVMYFKDEGKYFLNNEV